In Prevotella sp. oral taxon 475, one DNA window encodes the following:
- the ribD gene encoding bifunctional diaminohydroxyphosphoribosylaminopyrimidine deaminase/5-amino-6-(5-phosphoribosylamino)uracil reductase RibD — translation MDSQPKPTADQDDERWMRRCLSLASNALLTAKPNPMVGAVIVYQGRILGEGYHIRCGEAHAEVNAFAAVRPEDEILLPQATLYVSLEPCSHQGKTPPCADLILRKRVPRVVVGCVDPFAQVQGRGIRKLRNAGVDVRVGVLEADCRELNRRFFTFHEHRRPYILLKWAQTANGFLDHLFRPLSISTPFTQMLSHKLRTETDAILVGRITEEREHPALNVRHWWGPHPRRLVLSHEQTLDQLLETLYRDGVQSLVVEGGAKTHQSFLERRLWDELRIETAPFTVPGGTKAAPIPEEACLVDRQLFDGHVIDVYRRFSSI, via the coding sequence ATCGACAGCCAACCGAAACCGACCGCCGATCAGGACGACGAGCGATGGATGCGCCGCTGCCTGTCGCTGGCCTCCAACGCGCTGCTCACGGCCAAACCCAATCCGATGGTGGGCGCGGTGATCGTCTACCAGGGGCGAATCCTGGGTGAGGGCTACCATATACGTTGTGGCGAAGCCCACGCCGAGGTGAATGCCTTTGCCGCCGTTCGTCCCGAAGACGAAATCCTGCTGCCGCAGGCCACGCTCTACGTGAGTCTCGAGCCCTGCTCGCATCAGGGCAAGACGCCGCCCTGTGCCGACCTCATCCTCCGCAAGCGTGTGCCGCGCGTCGTCGTGGGTTGCGTCGATCCCTTTGCGCAGGTGCAGGGTCGGGGCATTCGGAAGTTGCGCAACGCCGGTGTCGACGTGAGGGTGGGCGTGCTCGAGGCCGACTGTCGCGAGCTGAACCGCCGTTTCTTCACCTTTCATGAGCATCGCCGGCCGTATATCCTCTTGAAATGGGCGCAGACGGCCAACGGCTTTCTCGACCATCTGTTCCGCCCGCTGTCCATCTCGACGCCCTTCACGCAGATGCTCTCGCACAAGTTGCGCACAGAGACCGACGCCATCCTTGTGGGAAGAATCACCGAGGAACGCGAACATCCCGCTCTGAACGTACGTCACTGGTGGGGGCCTCATCCGCGTCGCTTAGTGCTCTCTCACGAGCAGACCCTCGACCAACTTTTGGAAACGTTGTATCGTGATGGCGTGCAATCGTTAGTGGTGGAGGGCGGTGCGAAGACCCATCAGAGCTTCCTCGAACGCCGACTGTGGGATGAGCTGCGCATCGAAACTGCGCCCTTCACCGTTCCCGGCGGGACGAAAGCCGCGCCGATCCCCGAGGAGGCCTGCCTCGTAGATCGGCAGCTGTTCGACGGCCACGTGATAGACGTTTATCGACGTTTTTCTTCCATCTGA
- a CDS encoding ComF family protein, whose product MPTRGPMISVWRRWADLLSPRSCAGCHCRLAPGEDFFCSRCHLEVPRTYYHLSPYDNEMARLLWGRASVERCTAFAFYTSKSNICRPLYRLKYGHHPEVGVALGRLVAQELHPTGFFEGVDFLLAMPLTQKRERHRGYNQCEKLAEGIIDITGLTLLRGVVVRVKDTETQTHKKGRERIENVKNAFALAENASELIHRTLLRAQKQSASPAERLTSLLNTLSSLIRHPSLSFLKPSLSFLKPSASPPHPSVPTGLHFLLIDDVITTGSTLCACMQALKKLPGVKISVLTVGFSSSACPLGPPPVEKTTSAEAADKTP is encoded by the coding sequence ATGCCGACCCGTGGCCCGATGATTAGCGTTTGGAGGCGATGGGCCGACTTGCTTTCGCCCCGCTCCTGCGCCGGCTGTCACTGCCGACTGGCTCCGGGCGAAGACTTTTTCTGCAGTCGCTGCCACCTGGAAGTCCCCCGAACGTATTACCATCTCTCACCCTACGACAACGAGATGGCACGCCTCTTGTGGGGACGCGCATCTGTGGAGCGGTGCACGGCGTTCGCATTCTACACCAGTAAGTCGAACATATGCCGCCCGCTGTATCGACTGAAATATGGCCATCATCCCGAGGTGGGCGTCGCCTTGGGCAGACTCGTTGCTCAAGAACTCCATCCAACAGGTTTCTTCGAAGGAGTCGATTTCCTCCTGGCCATGCCGCTGACCCAAAAACGAGAACGGCACCGGGGCTATAACCAATGCGAAAAGTTGGCGGAAGGCATCATCGACATCACCGGATTGACCTTGCTGCGCGGGGTGGTCGTACGCGTCAAAGACACCGAAACACAGACGCACAAAAAAGGTCGGGAACGCATCGAGAACGTAAAGAATGCTTTCGCACTGGCCGAGAATGCCTCAGAATTGATTCATCGCACGCTCCTACGTGCTCAAAAACAGTCGGCTTCACCGGCAGAACGCCTTACTTCCCTGCTCAACACCCTCTCTTCCCTGATCCGACACCCCTCTTTATCCTTCCTAAAACCATCTTTATCCTTTCTAAAACCATCTGCCTCGCCACCCCACCCCTCGGTGCCTACAGGACTTCACTTCCTCTTGATTGACGATGTGATCACCACCGGCTCCACCCTTTGCGCCTGCATGCAAGCCCTGAAAAAACTCCCTGGCGTCAAAATCAGCGTTCTCACCGTGGGTTTTTCCTCCTCGGCTTGCCCCTTGGGCCCTCCACCGGTAGAAAAAACCACATCTGCAGAAGCAGCAGACAAAACACCGTAA
- the prmC gene encoding peptide chain release factor N(5)-glutamine methyltransferase, with protein sequence MTYPELWRRLLPMYEEGEAKAIVRLVLETRFGLSLADICAGKVTHLSQDDGRELEDLMQGLALGRPVQYVLGEALFAGRTFRVTPDVLIPRPETEELCQWVVQTLSSTPLSHPRILDIGTGSGCIAITLAQSLPSALVCGWDISKGALAVARENADRWGSAVEFVRQDALHAPTDKNRWDVIVSNPPYICHQEREAMAAHVLEHEPHSALFVPDDDPLLFYRSIARYALSALGIGGQLFFEINPLYAESLQRMLEEMDWRRVETRHDAFGRQRMMRAERP encoded by the coding sequence ATGACCTATCCTGAATTGTGGCGCAGACTGCTGCCGATGTATGAAGAGGGCGAGGCGAAGGCCATCGTCCGTTTGGTGTTGGAAACGCGCTTCGGGCTGTCTCTCGCCGATATTTGCGCGGGCAAAGTTACGCATTTATCGCAAGACGATGGGCGCGAACTCGAAGATTTGATGCAGGGGCTCGCCCTCGGCCGTCCCGTGCAATACGTCTTGGGAGAGGCGCTCTTTGCCGGTCGCACCTTCCGGGTGACGCCCGACGTGCTCATCCCCCGCCCCGAAACGGAGGAGCTTTGCCAATGGGTCGTTCAAACGCTTTCTTCCACTCCGCTCTCCCACCCTCGCATCTTAGACATCGGAACGGGTAGCGGATGCATCGCCATCACGCTGGCACAAAGTCTCCCCTCGGCACTGGTATGCGGCTGGGACATCTCGAAGGGGGCTCTGGCCGTGGCACGAGAGAACGCCGACAGATGGGGCTCGGCCGTGGAATTCGTGCGCCAGGATGCCTTGCACGCACCGACGGACAAGAACCGTTGGGACGTCATCGTGAGCAATCCGCCCTACATCTGCCACCAAGAACGGGAGGCGATGGCCGCTCATGTCTTGGAGCATGAACCGCATTCGGCTCTCTTCGTGCCCGATGACGACCCGCTGTTGTTCTATCGCTCCATCGCCCGCTATGCGCTCTCGGCCCTCGGGATCGGCGGACAGCTCTTCTTCGAAATCAATCCGCTCTACGCCGAAAGCCTGCAAAGGATGCTCGAAGAGATGGACTGGAGACGGGTCGAAACTCGACACGACGCTTTCGGTCGGCAGCGTATGATGCGAGCAGAACGGCCGTAG
- a CDS encoding C10 family peptidase, with amino-acid sequence MKKIFLFLSFSVLLLACSKDEPNNRKTGDQGNVTTGQSVFQVNKEDIEKVVTAFLKQPASSRQTGAVPTIVAIDSLKTGEELSRNAKGGYFPQNLLYFARLTDGSTVVLAADKRAEPVYAHFNNLELKFDKNGRLTAQADMPEPWLFLIGTAAASVLDKVETKTTINTHWDVSKTRASSADDEVQPSKCSVTWGQGYPLNMLSPASNGTYTDRGRAAAGCVPIAIAQALTVLKADFTVFKGYELKTSWASLKTKKTNTAFWNQDEKDDMAHIVKRIAEHIGVSYQDNGSAGAYTKRAMDFFLRYLGGAYGRDENWDNVAPNMKDNSHGLSFLAGPEQSNGSLWKKLGLPISETSEHCMLLDGYIKKNGETLFYVNFGWSGKGNGYYLCDHKMWKENSQGQYDVQMQVYNFHLDTDYDDF; translated from the coding sequence ATGAAAAAAATATTTTTATTTTTGTCCTTTTCGGTTCTTCTTCTCGCTTGTAGCAAGGATGAACCCAACAATCGGAAGACTGGTGATCAAGGAAATGTCACCACAGGACAGTCTGTTTTTCAGGTGAACAAAGAAGATATAGAGAAGGTGGTGACTGCCTTTTTGAAGCAACCGGCGTCTTCAAGACAAACAGGGGCTGTGCCAACAATCGTTGCCATCGACTCGTTGAAAACCGGAGAAGAACTTTCAAGGAATGCAAAAGGGGGATATTTCCCTCAAAATCTTTTGTATTTCGCCCGGTTGACGGATGGGTCTACCGTTGTATTGGCTGCCGACAAGCGGGCAGAACCTGTGTATGCGCATTTCAACAACTTGGAGTTGAAGTTCGACAAGAATGGGCGTCTCACCGCACAAGCCGATATGCCGGAGCCTTGGCTCTTTCTGATCGGTACGGCAGCAGCATCTGTTTTAGACAAAGTGGAGACGAAAACCACGATTAATACGCATTGGGATGTATCGAAGACGAGAGCTTCTTCTGCCGACGACGAAGTGCAACCCTCTAAATGTAGCGTGACTTGGGGACAGGGCTATCCGCTCAACATGCTGTCGCCGGCCTCTAATGGAACGTATACAGACCGGGGAAGGGCTGCCGCCGGCTGCGTTCCTATTGCCATAGCACAGGCTCTCACGGTGTTGAAGGCCGATTTTACCGTGTTTAAGGGATATGAACTGAAGACCTCTTGGGCCAGTTTGAAAACGAAGAAAACGAACACGGCGTTTTGGAATCAAGATGAAAAGGACGATATGGCCCATATTGTGAAACGGATTGCAGAACATATCGGCGTATCATATCAAGACAATGGGAGTGCCGGAGCCTATACGAAAAGGGCCATGGACTTCTTTCTCCGCTATTTGGGAGGTGCGTATGGACGCGACGAAAACTGGGACAATGTGGCACCCAACATGAAGGATAACTCTCATGGTCTTTCATTTTTGGCGGGTCCCGAACAAAGCAATGGCTCGCTTTGGAAGAAACTGGGACTCCCCATCTCGGAGACCTCGGAACATTGTATGCTGCTGGATGGATATATAAAGAAGAATGGCGAAACGCTCTTTTATGTGAATTTTGGATGGAGTGGCAAAGGTAATGGTTACTATCTCTGCGATCACAAAATGTGGAAAGAGAACTCGCAGGGACAATATGACGTACAGATGCAGGTGTATAACTTCCATCTGGATACCGATTACGACGATTTCTAA
- a CDS encoding LrgB family protein — translation MMEIFANQYIILALTFAVFYYVRRLQYRKGWVLLNPILVAIVLLIAYLKLTGVSFETFEESGRLIDFWLKPAVVALGVPLYLQFEAIKKLWFPIVLSQLVGCLVGIVSVVMIAQICGASKVVVISMASKSVTTPIAMEVTEALGGIPSLTAAVVVITGILGAIIGFKTLALGHINSPIAQGLSMGAASHAVGASTAMSVSNKYGAFASLGITLNGIFTALLTPTILRLLGLI, via the coding sequence ATGATGGAAATTTTTGCTAATCAATATATCATTCTTGCCCTTACGTTTGCCGTTTTCTATTATGTGCGACGGTTGCAGTACCGCAAGGGCTGGGTGTTGCTCAATCCCATCCTCGTGGCGATCGTTCTGCTCATTGCTTATCTGAAGCTCACGGGTGTGTCTTTCGAAACATTCGAAGAGAGCGGCCGTCTCATCGACTTTTGGCTCAAACCCGCCGTCGTGGCTCTGGGCGTTCCGCTCTACTTACAGTTTGAAGCCATCAAAAAACTATGGTTCCCCATTGTGCTCTCACAGCTCGTGGGTTGCTTGGTGGGCATCGTGAGCGTGGTGATGATTGCCCAAATCTGCGGAGCGTCGAAAGTGGTGGTCATCTCAATGGCCAGTAAATCGGTTACGACACCGATTGCCATGGAAGTGACCGAAGCCTTAGGGGGCATCCCCTCGCTCACGGCTGCCGTGGTGGTGATCACCGGGATTTTGGGGGCCATCATCGGATTTAAGACGCTGGCCCTGGGACATATCAACAGTCCGATAGCGCAAGGCTTGTCGATGGGGGCGGCTTCGCATGCCGTGGGGGCGTCTACGGCCATGAGCGTGAGTAATAAGTATGGGGCCTTTGCCAGTTTGGGCATTACCCTCAACGGTATCTTTACGGCACTGCTCACTCCGACGATCTTACGACTGCTAGGACTGATCTGA
- a CDS encoding regulatory protein RecX, whose protein sequence is MELKKKEITEEQTRSRLAALCSRAEHCTGEMRTKMRQWGLAPEAQERIVSYLVEHHYVDDERFCRYFVRDKIQFNRWGRRKVEQALYAKQVSREVFGPILDEYEEESYAEVLRPLLESKRRSIKAANEYERRTKLMRFALGRGFTMDVIKRCMNDADPWPDD, encoded by the coding sequence ATGGAACTGAAGAAAAAAGAAATCACCGAAGAACAAACCCGATCCCGACTCGCCGCTCTATGCTCCCGGGCCGAACATTGCACCGGCGAAATGCGCACAAAGATGCGGCAATGGGGGCTCGCTCCCGAGGCACAAGAACGCATCGTGAGCTATCTCGTCGAACATCACTATGTGGACGACGAACGATTTTGTCGATATTTCGTGCGCGACAAGATTCAATTCAATCGCTGGGGTCGCCGCAAAGTGGAACAGGCTCTCTATGCCAAACAGGTATCGAGGGAGGTCTTCGGACCGATCCTCGACGAATACGAGGAGGAGAGCTACGCCGAAGTGCTCCGCCCCTTGCTCGAAAGCAAACGCCGAAGCATCAAGGCCGCCAACGAATACGAACGCCGAACAAAACTGATGCGGTTTGCACTGGGCCGCGGTTTTACGATGGATGTGATTAAAAGATGCATGAACGATGCCGACCCGTGGCCCGATGATTAG
- a CDS encoding PEP/pyruvate-binding domain-containing protein, which produces MDSKIPQQWNDILLKDVTFIDLMKRRIYNVLIVANPYDAFMLEDDGRIDEKIYGEYVELGLRYPPTFRQVSTIEEAETVLQSMNVDLVICMPGNADNDAFAVAHAVKNKFPDIPCVVLTPFSHGITKRMENEDLSIFDYVFCWLGNTNLILSIIKLIEDKMNVEHDIREAGVQMILLVEDSIRFYSSILPNLYSFILAQSKRISTEALNRHAATLRMRGRPKVVLARTYEEAMAFYDRYHDNLLGVISDVRFPKDGRKDAEAGLKLLREIRKRDEYVPLILESAEAENRAKAEAEGFRFVDKNSKKMSLDLRRLMEEHMGFGDFIFRNPQTHEEVARVASLKELQDSIFKIPYDSMLYHIRRNHMSRWLSARGIFPVSAFLKEVTWRKLQDVDAHRQIIFDAIVRYRHMKNIGVVAVFDRMKFDRYAHFARIGEGSLGGKGRGLAFLDNVIKRHPEFNRFPGVKVHIPKTVVLCTDFFDQFMEQNNLYQVALSDASDEEILEHFLRAQLPDALAPDFLTFFEATKTPIAVRSSSLLEDAHYQPFAGIYSTYMIPYNEDREVMLRMVVAAIKSVYASVFYKDSKAYMSATSNVIDQEKMAVILQAVVGKRYEDRFYPNISGVLRSINYYPVGDEQAEDGIANLALGLGKYIVDGGQTLRVSPYHPHQVLQTSELETALRETQTQFYALDMAHVENDFQVDDGFNLLPFKVKEAENDGSLTFMASTYDASDQVIRPGLYDGGRKIISFCGVLQQGVFPLPELMQMAMRYGEEAMKRPVEIEFACNVNADRTGEFNLLQIRPIVDSKQMLDEDVAGIPDEACLIRSHNSLGHGVSDDVTDVVYVKYDENFSAADNYSVANEVERLNQRFLEAGTNYILVGPGRWGSSDFWLGIPVKWPHISAARLIVEVALKNYRVDPSQGTHFFQNLTSFGVGYFTVDGNTGDGLFHKSLLDAMPAVEETDHVRHVRFPQPLRILMDGMKSEGAVLLPPSSQQG; this is translated from the coding sequence ATGGACAGCAAAATCCCACAGCAATGGAATGACATCCTGCTCAAAGATGTGACCTTCATCGACCTGATGAAACGACGCATCTACAACGTTCTCATCGTGGCAAATCCCTATGATGCCTTTATGCTGGAGGACGATGGACGCATCGATGAGAAGATTTATGGCGAGTACGTGGAGCTGGGATTGCGCTATCCGCCCACGTTCCGTCAGGTGAGCACCATCGAAGAGGCCGAGACGGTGTTGCAGAGTATGAACGTCGACCTCGTGATCTGTATGCCGGGCAATGCGGATAACGATGCCTTTGCCGTGGCCCATGCCGTGAAAAATAAATTCCCCGACATCCCTTGCGTGGTGCTGACACCTTTCTCGCACGGTATCACCAAAAGAATGGAAAACGAAGACTTGAGTATTTTCGATTACGTCTTCTGCTGGCTCGGCAATACGAATCTGATCCTATCGATCATCAAACTCATCGAAGACAAAATGAACGTGGAACACGATATTCGCGAGGCCGGCGTTCAGATGATTCTGCTGGTGGAAGATAGTATTCGGTTCTATTCTTCCATCCTCCCCAATCTCTATAGCTTTATCTTGGCACAGAGCAAACGCATCAGCACCGAGGCTTTGAATCGTCACGCTGCTACGCTTAGGATGCGCGGGCGACCTAAGGTGGTGCTGGCCCGAACGTATGAGGAGGCGATGGCGTTTTATGACCGTTATCACGACAATCTGCTGGGTGTGATCAGCGACGTAAGGTTTCCCAAGGACGGGAGGAAAGATGCTGAGGCGGGACTGAAGCTGCTGCGCGAGATTCGGAAGCGCGACGAATATGTTCCGCTGATCTTAGAGAGTGCCGAGGCAGAGAATCGCGCGAAGGCCGAGGCAGAGGGCTTTCGGTTCGTGGATAAAAACTCGAAGAAGATGAGCCTCGATCTGCGCCGACTCATGGAAGAACACATGGGATTCGGCGACTTCATCTTCCGCAATCCCCAAACCCACGAGGAGGTGGCCAGAGTGGCTTCGCTCAAAGAACTGCAAGACAGTATTTTCAAGATTCCCTACGACTCGATGCTCTACCACATCCGGCGAAACCACATGAGCCGATGGCTCTCGGCGCGCGGCATCTTTCCCGTTTCGGCTTTCCTGAAGGAGGTAACGTGGCGCAAACTGCAAGATGTAGATGCGCATCGACAAATCATCTTCGACGCCATTGTGCGCTATCGCCACATGAAGAATATCGGTGTCGTGGCGGTGTTCGACCGAATGAAGTTCGACCGCTATGCCCACTTCGCTCGTATCGGAGAGGGTTCGCTGGGTGGGAAAGGACGCGGACTGGCGTTTCTCGACAACGTCATCAAGCGGCATCCCGAATTCAATCGATTTCCCGGCGTTAAGGTGCACATTCCCAAAACGGTGGTGCTGTGCACCGATTTCTTCGATCAGTTTATGGAGCAAAACAATCTCTATCAAGTGGCCTTGAGCGATGCCAGCGACGAAGAGATTCTCGAACATTTCTTGCGAGCACAGTTGCCCGATGCGCTCGCGCCAGACTTTCTCACCTTCTTCGAGGCTACGAAAACGCCGATAGCAGTGCGATCGAGTTCGTTGCTCGAGGATGCCCACTATCAGCCTTTCGCCGGTATCTACAGCACCTACATGATTCCATATAACGAAGACCGCGAGGTGATGCTGCGGATGGTCGTAGCAGCCATCAAGAGCGTTTATGCCTCGGTGTTCTATAAGGATTCGAAAGCCTATATGTCGGCCACGAGCAACGTCATCGATCAAGAGAAAATGGCTGTCATCCTCCAGGCGGTAGTAGGTAAGCGGTATGAAGACCGATTCTATCCCAATATCAGCGGTGTGCTACGTTCCATCAATTATTATCCCGTGGGCGACGAACAGGCCGAAGATGGCATTGCTAATCTGGCCCTGGGACTGGGAAAATATATCGTGGATGGCGGTCAGACGCTGCGCGTGAGTCCGTATCACCCCCACCAGGTGCTGCAAACGAGCGAACTGGAGACGGCTCTGCGCGAGACGCAAACACAATTCTATGCCCTCGACATGGCGCACGTTGAGAACGATTTTCAGGTGGACGATGGTTTTAATCTTCTTCCTTTCAAGGTGAAGGAGGCCGAGAACGACGGCTCGCTGACTTTTATGGCTTCCACCTACGATGCTTCCGACCAGGTGATACGCCCCGGACTTTACGACGGCGGACGAAAGATCATCTCCTTCTGCGGCGTGCTTCAGCAGGGCGTCTTTCCGCTTCCCGAACTCATGCAGATGGCCATGCGCTATGGCGAGGAGGCGATGAAGAGACCCGTGGAAATCGAGTTCGCCTGCAACGTGAATGCCGACCGAACGGGCGAATTCAATCTTCTGCAAATCCGTCCCATTGTCGACTCGAAGCAGATGCTCGACGAAGACGTGGCCGGCATTCCCGATGAGGCTTGTCTCATCAGGTCGCACAACTCGCTGGGGCATGGCGTCAGCGACGATGTGACCGATGTCGTGTATGTGAAATACGACGAAAACTTCTCGGCCGCAGATAATTACAGCGTGGCCAACGAGGTGGAACGTCTCAACCAACGCTTCCTCGAGGCCGGCACTAATTATATTCTCGTCGGACCGGGGCGTTGGGGTTCGAGCGATTTCTGGCTCGGCATCCCCGTGAAATGGCCTCACATCAGTGCCGCCCGACTCATTGTAGAGGTGGCCTTGAAGAACTATCGCGTAGACCCGAGTCAAGGAACGCACTTCTTTCAAAACCTCACCAGCTTCGGGGTGGGCTATTTCACCGTAGACGGTAACACCGGCGACGGACTCTTTCACAAATCTCTTCTCGATGCCATGCCTGCCGTTGAAGAGACCGATCATGTGCGGCACGTTCGTTTCCCGCAGCCCCTGCGCATCTTGATGGACGGGATGAAGAGCGAGGGAGCCGTGCTTTTGCCGCCATCATCGCAACAGGGTTAG
- a CDS encoding acyloxyacyl hydrolase has translation MKKLNLIPLSMIFAWSFAVWALPVRGETREERVAAPVTAVSTKAEALPAQVSLAKRGVGREGNSWQGLRRAYEVVRLSAGASLIVSEVDTWTGSHQLHWAGDVSAAMFHYWKAGIGAGLAVTYSNTSFDGITTLDEWSVVPMASYSLRTPRRWNFYAGLGIGFSYYRMEERRERQSGSGLAFQSHVGAEYRLTEHVGLGLEANSLTLIFPGESNYYSRSTGIFGFVRLSLLGGVRFYF, from the coding sequence ATGAAGAAATTGAATTTGATTCCTCTCTCCATGATCTTTGCTTGGAGCTTCGCCGTTTGGGCGTTGCCGGTTCGGGGAGAAACCCGCGAGGAACGGGTGGCAGCTCCTGTGACTGCTGTTTCGACAAAGGCGGAGGCCCTCCCTGCACAGGTGTCTCTCGCCAAACGGGGCGTTGGACGGGAAGGCAACAGCTGGCAGGGGCTGCGTAGGGCGTATGAGGTGGTGCGACTGAGCGCGGGGGCCTCGCTGATCGTTTCGGAGGTGGACACCTGGACGGGTAGTCATCAGCTGCATTGGGCCGGAGATGTGTCGGCTGCTATGTTCCACTACTGGAAAGCGGGCATCGGCGCGGGCTTGGCCGTTACTTATTCGAACACTTCGTTCGACGGCATCACCACACTCGATGAGTGGAGTGTCGTTCCGATGGCCTCCTACAGTCTGCGTACACCTCGGCGATGGAATTTCTATGCGGGCTTGGGCATCGGTTTCTCTTACTATCGCATGGAGGAACGGAGGGAGCGACAGAGCGGATCGGGTCTGGCCTTTCAGTCGCACGTGGGCGCGGAATATCGGCTGACGGAACACGTCGGATTGGGCCTGGAGGCCAATTCGCTGACGCTCATTTTCCCCGGAGAGAGCAATTACTACTCCCGTAGCACTGGAATCTTCGGCTTCGTGCGCCTGAGTCTTCTGGGCGGCGTGAGGTTCTACTTCTGA
- a CDS encoding CidA/LrgA family protein, translating to MAKQFFIIFGCLALGEVIVWATGIKLPSSIIGMLLLASFLKMGIVKLEWVEKLSQFLLANLGFFFVPPGVALMLYLDVIGRELWPIVAATVGSTVLVLVVTGHMHQLVIKTERKILELHIARHKRKEHKREQEAR from the coding sequence ATGGCAAAACAGTTTTTTATCATCTTCGGCTGTCTGGCCCTGGGCGAAGTGATTGTGTGGGCCACCGGCATCAAGTTGCCTTCGAGCATCATCGGGATGCTGCTTCTGGCCAGCTTTCTGAAAATGGGCATCGTCAAACTGGAGTGGGTCGAAAAACTCTCGCAGTTTCTCTTGGCCAACCTGGGGTTCTTCTTCGTTCCGCCGGGCGTGGCCTTGATGCTCTATCTCGACGTCATCGGCCGCGAGCTGTGGCCCATCGTCGCCGCCACCGTGGGCAGCACCGTGCTGGTGTTGGTGGTGACCGGGCATATGCATCAGTTGGTGATTAAGACTGAGCGGAAGATCTTAGAGTTGCACATCGCCCGCCACAAGCGGAAGGAGCACAAAAGAGAGCAGGAGGCACGATGA
- a CDS encoding O-acetylhomoserine aminocarboxypropyltransferase/cysteine synthase family protein, with product MKKSTLCVQGGWEPKNGEPRVLPIIQSTTFKYDNSEEMAMLFDLKKEGYFYSRLQNPTNDAVARKIAALEGGVGAVLTSSGQAANFYAIFNLCEAGDHIVASSEIYGGTFNLFGVTLKKLGISCTFVAPDADEEELQAAFQPNTKALFGETISNPSCAVLDIEKFARLAHRNGVPLIVDNTFATPINCNPFRWGCDIVTHSTTKYMDGHAAAVGGVVVDSGNFNWEAHAERYPGLCTPDASYHGIAYTQTFGKMAYITKMVAQLMRDLGSIPAPQNSFLLNLGLETLHLRMPQHCRNAQAVAEFLQAHPRVAWVRYSGLKEDVNYEKAQKYLPNGSCGVLSFGLKGNRETAIKWMDALKLIAIVTHVADARTCVLHPASHTHRQLSDEQLREAGVAPDLIRLSVGIEDPEDILADIRQALDTLETPLAGRNLTCK from the coding sequence ATGAAAAAATCGACATTATGCGTACAAGGCGGCTGGGAACCCAAGAATGGTGAGCCTCGCGTGCTGCCCATCATTCAAAGCACCACCTTTAAATATGATAATTCAGAAGAAATGGCGATGCTCTTCGATTTAAAGAAAGAGGGCTATTTCTATAGCCGACTGCAAAATCCCACTAACGATGCCGTGGCCCGAAAGATAGCTGCCCTTGAGGGTGGGGTGGGAGCTGTGCTCACGTCGAGCGGGCAAGCAGCCAACTTTTATGCCATCTTCAATCTCTGCGAGGCCGGCGATCACATCGTCGCCTCAAGCGAAATATACGGCGGAACCTTTAATCTCTTTGGCGTTACGCTCAAGAAATTGGGCATCAGCTGCACCTTTGTCGCTCCCGATGCCGATGAAGAAGAACTGCAAGCTGCCTTTCAACCCAACACCAAAGCGTTGTTCGGCGAGACGATCTCGAATCCCAGTTGCGCCGTGCTCGATATTGAGAAGTTCGCCCGTTTGGCACACCGCAACGGCGTACCGCTGATTGTCGACAATACCTTTGCCACACCCATCAACTGCAATCCTTTTCGTTGGGGCTGCGACATCGTAACGCATTCTACTACAAAATATATGGACGGACATGCTGCAGCTGTTGGCGGTGTCGTTGTAGACAGTGGCAACTTCAACTGGGAAGCACACGCCGAACGCTATCCCGGGCTCTGTACCCCCGATGCCTCCTATCACGGCATCGCCTACACCCAAACGTTTGGCAAGATGGCCTATATCACCAAGATGGTGGCACAACTCATGCGCGACTTAGGCTCTATCCCTGCTCCACAAAACTCTTTCCTTCTCAACCTCGGCCTCGAGACATTACACCTGCGTATGCCGCAACACTGCCGCAATGCACAGGCGGTAGCAGAGTTTCTTCAGGCCCATCCGCGTGTGGCCTGGGTGCGTTACAGCGGCTTAAAAGAGGATGTCAACTATGAAAAAGCACAGAAATATCTGCCCAATGGCTCGTGCGGAGTGCTTTCTTTTGGTCTGAAAGGCAATCGAGAAACAGCTATCAAGTGGATGGACGCCCTGAAGCTCATCGCCATTGTTACCCATGTGGCCGACGCTCGCACCTGTGTGCTGCACCCAGCCAGTCATACCCACCGCCAACTCTCCGACGAACAGCTGCGCGAAGCCGGCGTTGCACCCGATCTGATCCGGCTCTCCGTCGGTATAGAAGATCCGGAAGACATCCTCGCCGACATCCGTCAGGCTCTAGATACGCTTGAGACACCCCTTGCAGGGAGAAACTTAACGTGTAAATAA